One part of the Amphiura filiformis chromosome 5, Afil_fr2py, whole genome shotgun sequence genome encodes these proteins:
- the LOC140151864 gene encoding monocarboxylate transporter 13-like gives MMKASWEHYWRWVVVFARFVALGMLVGTYKSFGVLMDFYIEDLDATAAKIGGATALFLTVAYLTGPIVGVLTELQGPNGARIQIMVGGVLASVALCLTALSTTWIHLAALLVLAGVGYGMVQVATVAPLLMYFTDQFGLANGISAAGGAAGMIILPPLTEKWIETYSWRGASILLGVASLHTTVAGALMRPPTTYKDKHLYFPINGQNDSLLYKDYDRFFTPVKNFASSLKENLSIEVFRKQPRFVLYQFIFLLSAITFAGWHLFLVPNALSRDVPPIDAAFLASIGGVGNLIGRAGNGPLLDHHIFSDTMLFVVIHFILAVVLLFDPLAQTYGTMAFLAFFAGLTVGAGYAVTVYIAKNLASSTEHGDGSVMAAVGWTHFFMGFGALLGGPLVGASFDMTGKYHLGFLIMGGVELLLTLMTLVETLYTRRRTSNDGLKYVLM, from the exons ATGATGAAAGCATCGTGGGAGCATTACTGGAGGTGGGTGGTTGTATTTGCTAGATTTGTTGCATTGGGCATGTTAGTAGGTACATACAAATCATTTGGAGTGTTAATGGATTTTTACATAGAAGATTTAGATGCAACTGCAGCTAAGATAGGAGGTGCTACAGCTCTGTTTTTAACAGTCGCCTATCTCACAG GTCCCATTGTTGGTGTCCTGACTGAGTTACAAGGTCCTAATGGAGCTCGCATACAGATTATGGTAGGGGGTGTACTGGCTTCTGTTGCCCTGTGTCTGACTGCCTTATCAACCACATGGATACATCTTGCTGCACTTCTAGTACTAGCAG GTGTTGGATATGGCATGGTACAAGTCGCAACAGTAGCTCCACTTCTCATGTACTTCACCGACCAGTTTGGTCTAGCTAATGGAATCTCGGCAGCTGGGGGCGCTGCAGGTATGATAATACTCCCACCGCTCACCGAAAAATGGATTGAAACATATTCTTGGCGTGGAGCATCAATCCTCTTAGGAGTTGCTAGCTTGCACACAACTGTTGCAGGTGCCCTGATGCGTCCACCTACAACCTACAAAGACAAACATTTATATTTCCCAATCAATGGACAAAATGACAGTCTCCTATACAAGGATTATGATAGGTTCTTTACGCCTGTCAAGAATTTTGCATCTTCCTTGAAAGAGAATCTAAGTATAGAGGTGTTTCGTAAGCAACCTCGGTTTGTACTTTACCAGTTCATATTCCTTCTTAGTGCCATTACGTTTGCTGGCTGGCATCTGTTTCTGGTACCAAATGCTCTCAGTCGAGATGTCCCACCGATTGACGCAGCCTTCTTAGCATCAATTGGAGGAGTAGGTAACCTGATTGGTCGAGCAGGAAATGGACCACTACTAGATCATCACATCTTCAGTGACACAATGCtatttgttgttattcattttatCTTGGCAGTGGTTCTTCTGTTTGACCCTTTAGCACAAACATATGGAACAATGGCTTTCCTTGCCTTCTTCGCAGGATTGACTGTTGGTGCTGGGTATGCTGTGACAGTTTATATAGCTAAGAACCTTGCAAGCAGCACCGAGCATGGAGATGGTTCTGTTATGGCAGCTGTGGGATGGACACATTTCTTCATGGGGTTTGGAGCTTTATTGGGAGGACCATTAGTAG GAGCATCATTTGATATGACAGGGAAATACCATCTTGGATTCCTCATCATGGGAGGCGTTGAGTTGCTGCTTACACTGATGACACTGGTAGAAACACTATATACAAGACGACGAACATCAAATGATGGGTTGAAATATGTTCTCATGTAA
- the LOC140151865 gene encoding monocarboxylate transporter 13-like, producing MPTEKPPPWECYWGWVVVLARFTALFMLVGTYKCFGVLLDYYIHDLGATAAEAGGASVLFVAIIYFTGPFFGVLADMHGPNGARIWIMVGGVLASIALCLSSISTNWYQLAFFLGLAGVGYGMVQVPTVAPLLMYFTDKFGLANGLSAAGAAVGMTVLPPLTEYLIQQYSWRGATIILGVINLHTTVAGALMRPPTSCKDKKTYSLLFGTDDGEDASVYELNRYLQPLKRFLLMMKERLSLGVFLHNPRFMLYQFIFLLAGLQFAGWHVFLVPNALSQGIHPIDAAFLASIGGVGNFIGRGFNGPLLDHHIFSDSMLFVLDHIICAIALLFDPLAKEYATMAILAFWAGLTIGCSYALCVVIAKNLAEEEKYVMAAVGWTHFSMGFGALVGGPLVGMTYDKTGNYHYGFLMMGGFELLLTTLTFIELMHRRHKHPELKDKYLIM from the exons ATGCCAACAGAGAAGCCACCACCATGGGAGTGTTACTGGGGTTGGGTGGTAGTATTAGCCCGCTTCACTGCCCTCTTTATGTTGGTAGGGACGTATAAATGCTTTGGTGTCTTACTGGATTACTACATTCATGATTTAGGGGCTACAGCTGCGGAGGCAGGGGGCGCTTCTGTCTTGTTTGTTGCGATCATCTACTTCACAG GTCCATTCTTTGGTGTTTTGGCTGACATGCATGGTCCAAATGGAGCTAGGATATGGATCATGGTTGGTGGTGTACTGGCTTCAATTGCCTTATGTCTATCTTCTATATCAACAAATTGGTACCAACTGGCTTTCTTTCTAGGATTAGCAG GTGTTGGATATGGCATGGTACAAGTCCCGACTGTTGCTCCACTCCTAATGTACTTCACCGACAAGTTTGGTCTAGCCAATGGGCTCTCCGCTGCTGGAGCTGCAGTAGGCATGACCGTGCTACCCCCTCTCACCGAATACTTGATCCAACAATACTCCTGGCGGGGTGCTACAATTATTCTTGGTGTTATTAATTTACATACAACAGTAGCAGGTGCACTTATGCGACCCCCAACATCTTGCAAGGATAAAAAGACTTATTCCTTACTATTTGGCACTGATGATGGTGAGGATGCATCTGTATATGAACTTAATAGGTATTTGCAGCCTCTTAAACGCTTTCTTCTAATGATGAAAGAACGTCTAAGTTTGGGTGTATTTCTCCATAATCCCAGGTTTATGTTGTACCAATTCATCTTTCTCTTAGCAGGACTTCAGTTTGCTGGCTGGCATGTTTTTCTTGTGCCAAACGCCCTCAGTCAAGGCATACATCCAATTGATGCCGCTTTTCTTGCATCAATTGGTGGTGTCGGTAACTTTATTGGCCGTGGTTTCAACGGTCCACTCCTTGATCATCATATCTTCAGCGATTCAATGCTGTTTGTTCTTGATCATATCATCTGTGCGATTGCGCTACTTTTTGATCCACTAGCTAAAGAATATGCAACAATGGCAATATTAGCTTTCTGGGCTGGGCTGACAATTGGATGTAGTTATGCGCTATGTGTAGTTATTGCAAAGAATCTGGCAGAAGAAGAGAAATATGTTATGGCAGCTGTTGGCTGGACacatttttctatgggatttgGAGCTTTAGTTGGAGGACCATTAGTGG GTATGACATATGACAAAACAGGGAATTATCATTATGGCTTCCTGATGATGGGTGGATTTGAGCTGCTTTTGACTACATTAACATTTATAGAATTGATGCACAGACGACACAAACACCCAGAACTAAAGGACAAGTATCTTATCATGTGA